DNA from Streptomyces rishiriensis:
AAGTCGGCCCGGTGCGCCACGACGGCCGCCTGGTGCAGCCGGGGCACGAACACGTCGATACTGCGGCGCCTGCACTGCGCGAGGGCGTACTCGACGTACGCGGCCGGGGAGAGGCCCTCCGGCTCCAGTTCGGCGGTGTCGGCGGCGGCCAGGACGGGGGAGTCGGCGTCACCGTGCGTGGCGTGGATCTCGACCGCGCGGTCACTGGGATTTCGTCGCAGCTGATCCGTGAAGAACACGTTCTCCGCGTACGTGCGGTTGAGCCAGACGCGTACGCGAGAGACCATGCAGGCCGCCTTTCACGGTTCGCGGGCAGGGCAAAGCGGGCCCGGCCCGGGCAGGGGGATTGGAGGGTCACCAAACCGCCCTGTGGAAGGGTCGTCCATGGCGGTGGTGTTGGGGCGATCATACGGCTTCCCGGGGGTGCGGCGTGCAACGCCCGTGTTACGGATTTTCCGATCTTGTTCACGTGGGGCGCGTGTTCGGGTAGGGGGCGCCACGGCGCAGGTGGAGCCGTGTCCGGGTCCGGCGGAGGACCCGGACCGTCCTTGTACCGCGCGCGCGAATGTGTTCTCGTGGTGGCCCAGGTGTATGCGTGAGGATGCGGGGGAGTGGGCTCGTGAGCGGGGGCGGAAGGTGACGTCGACGGCCGGTGGCGCCGGGCGGCTGCTGGCCATCAGTGATCTGCACATCGGCTATCCGGAGAACCGCGCGCTGGTCGAGGCCATGGCCCCGGAGTCGGACGAGGACTGGCTGCTGGTCGCAGGTGACGTCTCGGAGAACGTCGCCGACATCCGGTGGGCACTGAAGACCCTCGCCGGCCGTTTCCGCAGGGTCGTCTGGGCGCCCGGCAACCACGAGCTGTGGACCCCTCCCACGGACCCGGTCACCCTGCGCGGAGTCGCCCGTTACGAGTACCTCGTCGAGGTCTGCCGCGACCTGGGCGTCACCACGCCGGAGGACCCCTACCCGCTCTGGGAGGGCCCCGGCGGTCCGGTGGCGGTCGCGCCGCTGTTCCTGCTGTACGACTACTCGTTCCTCCCGGCCGGCTGCGCCACCAAGGAGGAGGGGCTGGCCTACGCGAAGGGCACCGGCATCGTCTGCAACGACGAGTACCTGCTGCACCCCGATCCGTATCCCAGCCGTGAGGCCTGGTGCCGGGCGCGCGTCGCCGAGACCGAACGGCGGCTCGCCGAGATCCCCGACGGCGTGCCCGTCGTCCCCGTCAACCACTATCCGCTGCACCGGCACCCGATGGACGTGCTGTGGCACCCCGAGTTCGCCATGTGGTGCGGCACCGCTCTGACGGCGGACTGGCACCGCAGGTTCCGGATCGAGACCATGGTCTACGGCCACCTGCACATCCCACGGACCACCTGGCACGAGGGCGTCCGCTTCGAGGAGGTGTCGGTCGGCTATCCCCGCGAATGGCGCAAGCGGGCGCAGCCGCCCGGCCGGCTGCGCCGCATCCTGCCCGGGGAGGCGGGAGCCGAGTGATCGGGGATCTGTTGCCCGAGTCGGTCGTGGCGGTCGAGGCCTTCGGCGAGGAGGGCGTCCGCGAGTTCGGGAACGCGCCCCTGTACCCGCAGGAGGAGGCACTGGTGGCGCGGGCGGTCGCCAAGCGCCGCCGCGAGTTCACCATCGTGCGTTCCTGCGCCCGGCGCGCCATGGAGAAGCTCGGCGTGCCCGCGCAGCCCGTGCTGCCGGGCGAGCGCGGCGCCCCGCAGTGGCCGGACGGCCTGACGGGCAGCATGACCCACTGCGCGGACTACTGCGCGGCCGCCCTGGTCCGCGCCGCCGACCTGGCCTCCCTCGGCATCGACGCCGAACCCCACGAGCCGCTGCCCGACGGCGTCCTGTCCGCCGTCGCCCTGCCCGCCGAGGCGGAGCGGCTGGGAAGGCAGGCTGCCGAGTTCCCCGAGGTGCACTGGGACCGGCTGCTGTTCAGCGCCAAGGAGTCCGTCTACAAGGCGTGGTTCCCGCTCACCCGCAAGTGGCTGGACTTCAGTGAGGCGGACATCGATCTCGCCCCGGCCCCCGCCCCGGCCTCCGCGACCGGGGCTGCCGGGGGCTCGCACGGCGTCTTCCGCGCCCGGCTGCTCGTCCCCGGGCCGGTGGTCGGCGGCCACCGGCTCGGGCACTTCGACGGCCGCTGGAGCGTCCGGCGGGGGCTGGTGGCCACGGCGGTCACCGTGCACCACGACTGAGGCGAGGTCCGCCCCGGCGGTCACCGTGCACCACGACTGAGGCGAGGGAGGTCCGCCCCCGGCGGGTCACCGTGCACCACGACCGGGGCGAGGTCCGCCCCCGGCGGTCACCGGCCCGGGCACCAGTTGTGCAGCAGCCGGAAGAACTCCTCCTCGTTGCCCGCAAGTCCCGCGGCGGCCAGGGCCTGCTCCGCCTCGGCCAGGACGGCGGGCGGGACCACCGGGGGCAGCCGGTCCTCCGGCGGATCCTGGGCGCCGGCCCTCTCGCCGTCCCCCTCGTCGCCGAAGGCGGCCCGTACGGTGTGCAGCAGCCGTAGGTAGGCCTGTACGGCGGTGCGCTCGCGGTCGGTCAGTACGGCAGTGGGCATCGGTCGGCTCTCCCCGTGTCGGCGTCGTGTCCCCCGCGCCCGACGGCGCGTACGCCCCCATGCGGCTGGCGCACCCCCCAGCTTGCCGCCCACCACTGACAATCCGGCCTGACCCGGCCTCGGTTCGCCCGCTTAGCGGAGGTGAAACCTCCTTGAAATCCCCTGGCGGGAAGGGGTTCTACGCTGAGATGAAGAGCTTTCGGCGGACCGCCGGCGGCCAGGCGTGCAGGAGGCGAGCAGGTGGTCGATGTCCCGCGGTGGCGCCCGGCGCGCGTCACCCGGCCGCGCCCGGTGGGCGAAGCGCAACCGGAGCTGCGGCACCGGGTCGTGCACGGATACCGGCGTGCCTTCCGCATGGCCGGCGAGGGCCCGGCGCTGGTCCTCGTCCACGGCATCGGCGACTCCTCGCGGACCTGGGCGGAACTGATCCCCGACCTGGCCCGCACCCACACCGTCATCGCCCCCGACCTCCTCGGCCACGGCGCCTCCGACAAGCCCCGGGCCGACTACTCGGTGGCCGCGTACGCCAACGGCCTGCGCGATCTGCTCAGCACGCTCGGCATCGAGTCGGCGACCCTGGTCGGGCACTCGCTGGGCGGGGGAGTGGCGATGCAGTTCGCCTACCAGTTCCCCGAACGCACCGAACGGCTGATCCTGGTCAGCGCGGGCGGAGTCGGCCGGGAGGTCAACCCCGCGCTGCGGCTGGTCTCGCTGCCGGGCGCCCATCTCGCGCTGTCCGCCCTCCGGTTGCCGGGGGCGCGGTTCCACGTCGGTCTCGCCGTCTCCCTGATGAGACTGCTGGACACCGGTCTCGGCCAGGACGCCCCCGACCTGCTCCACCTCGTCGACGCCCTGCCGGACGAGACCGCGCGCAACGCCTTCGTCCGCACCCTGCGCGCGGTCGTCGACTGGCGCGGCCAGGTCGTGACCATGCTCGACCGCTGCTATCTGACGGCCGGCATGCCGACGATGCTGCTGTGGGGCGACCGGGACAGCGTGGTGCCGGTGCGGCACGCGTACGAGGCCCACGAGGCGATGCCGGGCAGCCGGCTGGAGATCTTCGAGGGGGCCGGCCACTTCCCGTTCCACAGCGACCCCGCCCGGTTCCGCGCCCTCGTCGAGGAGTTCACCCGCTCCACGGCCCCGGCTCACTGGAACCGCGACCACTGGCGCGGGCTCCTGCGCGAGGGCAGGCCCAAGACGGGGACGACGGGTGCGCCGGACGGCACGGAACGGGACCTGCGGGAGGCGAGCGAGCGCAGCGCGACCTGACGACCGTGGGCGACGCGACGTGACGGCCGTACGCGACGACCGTAGTGACGGCCGTACCGGGGAGGCCGGTCGACGTCCGGGCGGCCGGAAGGGGCGGTGTTACGGCCCCAGATAGCCCAGCGAGGCCTCGATGCGGCCGGCCAGGTGGTCCCGCTGGCCCCGCTCCCGCGGTGACGAACCCGGGAGCCAGGTACGGCACTTGCTGGCCAGCAGCAGGCCGAAGCTCTCGGCCTCCCTCTCGTCCGTCAGGTCGAAACGGGTGCGCGCGGCGACGCTGCGCACCGTCGCCCGGAGATCCGCGCCGTCGCTGAGTAAACGGGCCGCGACCGCGGCGCCCTCGACGTGATGGCCGCAGTGGCCCGCCTTCATGTGCCACAGCTCGTGGCCCAGGATCACCAGCTGGTGCTCCGGAGCGGTGCGTTCCTCGATGACGACGAGGTCCTGGTCGGCCATGTCGAGCCACAGCCCGCTGGCGGTGTCGGCCGGGAAGGGGGCCATGCGGAAGTGCACGGGGCGGCCCCGCCGTCTGCTCATCCCGTCGCACAGGGCGGTGTACAGGTCGGCCGGCACGGCGGGGGCCGGCAGGGTCAGTTCCGCGACCAACTCGCCGCTGAGACGGCGCATTTCCCTGGCGATGCTCACAGTTCTCCCCCGGATCACGACTCGGGCCGCTTCACGCTCTCCAGGAGCATGTCCAGCCACTCGGCGACCTTGTCGCGGTGCTGGTCGGTGGGCAGCTGGGCGGCCCGCCAGGCGATTCCGCGCACGCCGTGGTCCTGCAGCAGCCGCTCCAGCGGGTCCTCGGCGGTCGCGGCCGCCTCCCGTGCGGCGAGCTTCTGCAGCAGCTCCTGCTCGATGTGCTGGAGGGCCCCCGCGAGCGCCTCGGGGTCCTCGGCCGTGAGAAAGCCGGCGTGCACCCGGAAGAAGCGCTGGAGGGCGTCGCAGTGCTCCATGGTGGGCCGCCGGTCGCCGTTGATGAGGGCGCCCGCCTGCTGGCGCGACATGCCGGCGCCGTCGGCGATCTCCTGCTGGGTGTACTTGCGGCCGTTCGGCTTCAGCCGGGTACGGCGCAGCAGGTCCAGGCGTTGCAGGAAGCGGGCCTGCACATCGGGCTCACCGGCGGGCCGGCCGCTCAGCAGGGCCTTGACCACCGACTCCGGCACACCGGAGGCGACGGACAGCCGACCGGTGCCGAAGACCTCCGCGTGCGGCACGCCGAGCCGGTCGGCGAGCGCGGCGACACGGGCGACGACGGCCGACATCAGCACCGTCGCCGCGGCGCCCGGAACCTCGAAGCCATCTCCCGACACCGACAGGTCTCCTAGGTCTCTCACGTCCCTCTCACAGGCACACGATCACCAAAACAGACGGTCGCCGTGAACTGCGTGGAGAGTAACCGGTCTTTCGAACTCACATCCAGGTCTCGCCACAACTGTGGCCAATTTCAGCCGTCAACCAGCACGGAATGCCACGATAGTTGACACCGCTCGCGTCGGGGCAGCAGGATCGGGGCGCCGCGTGAAGGCCGCATAGGCAAGAGGGGTGACCTCCCGATGGCACATCAGGCAGGAGGGCAGCGGTCCGTACCGCGGCCCGTCCCCGAGAGTCTCGAGGCCCAGGCGTACCTGCACGACTACGCCGCATACCTGGAGGCCGTCCCCT
Protein-coding regions in this window:
- a CDS encoding metallophosphoesterase family protein, giving the protein MTSTAGGAGRLLAISDLHIGYPENRALVEAMAPESDEDWLLVAGDVSENVADIRWALKTLAGRFRRVVWAPGNHELWTPPTDPVTLRGVARYEYLVEVCRDLGVTTPEDPYPLWEGPGGPVAVAPLFLLYDYSFLPAGCATKEEGLAYAKGTGIVCNDEYLLHPDPYPSREAWCRARVAETERRLAEIPDGVPVVPVNHYPLHRHPMDVLWHPEFAMWCGTALTADWHRRFRIETMVYGHLHIPRTTWHEGVRFEEVSVGYPREWRKRAQPPGRLRRILPGEAGAE
- a CDS encoding 4'-phosphopantetheinyl transferase family protein translates to MIGDLLPESVVAVEAFGEEGVREFGNAPLYPQEEALVARAVAKRRREFTIVRSCARRAMEKLGVPAQPVLPGERGAPQWPDGLTGSMTHCADYCAAALVRAADLASLGIDAEPHEPLPDGVLSAVALPAEAERLGRQAAEFPEVHWDRLLFSAKESVYKAWFPLTRKWLDFSEADIDLAPAPAPASATGAAGGSHGVFRARLLVPGPVVGGHRLGHFDGRWSVRRGLVATAVTVHHD
- a CDS encoding alpha/beta fold hydrolase, which produces MVDVPRWRPARVTRPRPVGEAQPELRHRVVHGYRRAFRMAGEGPALVLVHGIGDSSRTWAELIPDLARTHTVIAPDLLGHGASDKPRADYSVAAYANGLRDLLSTLGIESATLVGHSLGGGVAMQFAYQFPERTERLILVSAGGVGREVNPALRLVSLPGAHLALSALRLPGARFHVGLAVSLMRLLDTGLGQDAPDLLHLVDALPDETARNAFVRTLRAVVDWRGQVVTMLDRCYLTAGMPTMLLWGDRDSVVPVRHAYEAHEAMPGSRLEIFEGAGHFPFHSDPARFRALVEEFTRSTAPAHWNRDHWRGLLREGRPKTGTTGAPDGTERDLREASERSAT
- a CDS encoding toxin-antitoxin system, toxin component, with translation MRRLSGELVAELTLPAPAVPADLYTALCDGMSRRRGRPVHFRMAPFPADTASGLWLDMADQDLVVIEERTAPEHQLVILGHELWHMKAGHCGHHVEGAAVAARLLSDGADLRATVRSVAARTRFDLTDEREAESFGLLLASKCRTWLPGSSPRERGQRDHLAGRIEASLGYLGP
- a CDS encoding helix-turn-helix domain-containing protein yields the protein MSAVVARVAALADRLGVPHAEVFGTGRLSVASGVPESVVKALLSGRPAGEPDVQARFLQRLDLLRRTRLKPNGRKYTQQEIADGAGMSRQQAGALINGDRRPTMEHCDALQRFFRVHAGFLTAEDPEALAGALQHIEQELLQKLAAREAAATAEDPLERLLQDHGVRGIAWRAAQLPTDQHRDKVAEWLDMLLESVKRPES